The following DNA comes from bacterium.
ACCGAGATAAACGCGCGCCACGTTTGCGACGGCAAGCGGCAGCGCCGACGAACCCGCATCGACGGCGGTCTGGCGCACGCGAAAACTCGCGGCGGCCCCGTCGCGCTGGAATTGTTCGACCCAGACGAGAGGCAACTCCTCGCCGCTTGTCATGAACAGGATGCCGCGGCGCCCGCCCGCGGGCTGGCCGCTGGCTGCCGGCTGGCGGAAATGAACCGAGGCCACGCGATCGGCTTCCACAAGGTTCGGCTCGGCCGACGCCATGCCATCGGCAATCGTGCGCACCATGAAGTGCCCGCGGCCGTTGACGTTCGTGAAGGAATCCACCCAGACCGAGTCGAATTGCCGGCCATCCGTCAACGTCATGACGTCGGCGCTAGCCACGCCCGCGGAGAGCAGACCCCAGGCCGCACACAGCCAGAGCGCTCGCACAAAGCCCCTTGCCGGACCGATCGCCAGGAACATCCCCGAACATGCCTCCGAAATGATACTCTCTTCTAGCGACACCGGTTCTACGCCGCAACGCGATTCCGCGGCGGACGGTGGCATAAAAAAACCGGCTGTGGGCCATTTGCACTTGACGGGCCCCCCACCTTGGCCCTACCCAAACGACTCCGATGGCGCGGGAGGAATTCCGCGCCGGGCGGTCCGGCACGATGGCGGATGTAGCTCAGGCGGTTAGAGCACCAGATTGTGGATCTGGGGGCCGGGGGTTCGAGTCCCCTCATCCGCCCCATCGCCAGCCCCCGCTTGGAGGATACGACGCGCCCGTAGCTCAGCCCGGATAGAGCACTGGATTCCGGTTCCAGGTGTCGGGGGTTCAAATCCCTCCGGGCGTGCCACTCTTTCGGAATTTTGTGGGTCATTAGCTCAATTTGGCAGAGCAGTGGACTCTTAATCCATTGGTTCCAGGTTCGAGTCCTGGATGGCCCACCATAAACCTTTCACGAAGAAAACCCCTCGCTGCCTGCGAGGGGTTTTCTCGTTTCGTCGAATTGTGCAGACAACACGGGGCCGAGGGGCGATTCAGCTTGTCAAATCGGCATCGATGCGTTCTATTGAAGACAACCTGAGCGGCCCCTCCGAGGAGCCAGCTCGTTCGGGCCACAGAGCCCAATAGGGGCGTATCGCCCCCGAGGCCATTTGGCCTCCACAGACGCGCGCCCGGGAGTTTTCACTCCCGGGCGCAGCTCTTTATTACTCTTTTGTTCGATTGCGAGGTCAGTCCAGATCTTCGCCGGCAACCTGCCACGTTGCGTGGCCTTGGATTAGCTCCTGCAACTTGCCCGGGCCTTTGCGTTCCGTGATCTCGGCGATCTGATCGTTGACGAGATCGTTGTAGGTCGGCCGCTCGACGGCGCGGATAACACCGATCGGTTCGGGGAAGTCCGGCTGGCGCAGGCGCGCGAGTTTGAAGTGCTCAGACATCGGGGCTTTCTCGTCGTGGACCAGAAGATCGTTCTTCGTGAATCCGCCCTGGCCGAGTGTCACGACGCGCACCTGGCCTTCAACATGCGCGAGGCCCTTGTCGTCTTCCTTGCCAAAGACCATCGGTTCGCCGTCGCGCAGTTCCACGATGTGGTCCGCGCGAATCTTGCGGTCCTGGGCATAGCTGAACGCGCCGTCGTTGAAGATGTTACAGTTCTGGTAGATCTCCACGAACGCGGCGCCCTTGTGTTGGTGTGCGCGCGTCAGCACTTCAATCAGGTGCTTCGGATGCGTGTCGACAGCGCGCGCAACGAAGGTCGCTTCGGAAGCGAGCGCAATCGCGAGCGGCAGCACCGGCCAATCGAGCGACCCCATCGGCGTGGACTTTGTCTTCTTGCCGAACGGCGAAGTGGGGGAGTACTGACCCTTCGTCAGACCATAGATCTGGTTGTTGAAGAGCAGGATTTTCAAATCAACATTGCGGCGCAGTGTATGGATTGTGTGGTTGCCGCCGATCGAAAGGCCGTCACCGTCGCCGGTGATAACCCAGACGTTCAAGTCGGGCCGTGCGACCTTCAGACCGGTCGCGATCGACATCGCGCGGCCGTGGATGCTGTGAATGCCGTACGTATTCATGTAGTACGGGAAACGACTCGAGCAACCGATGCCGGAGATGAACGCGTACTTCTCGGGCGGAACGTCGAACTGTGCGAGCGTCTTCTTGACCGCGGCCAGAATCGAGTAATCCCCGCAACCGGGGCACCAACGCACATCCTGATCGCTGGCGAAGTCTTTGAAGCTGTATTTCGGGGTTTCAACGGCGGTCGTCATTACTTCGCCTCCTCGTTCATCAACATCTCGACAGCGGTCACGATTTCACTGACCATGAAGGGGCGACCCTGAACCTTGTTCAAGCCGCGCGCATCGACCAGGAACCGGGCGCGAAGAATTTCGCGCAACTGGCCCTTGTTCAGTTCCGCAACCAGTACGTGTTTGTACTTCTTCAGAATCTCTGGCAAGTTTTTCGGGAATGGATTCAGATAGCGCAGGTGAATGTTCGCAACGGGATGGCCGCGCTCGATCAGCTCGGCGGTCGCTTCGCGAATCGCACCATACGTACCGCCCCAACCAATCAACAGAACATCTGCATCCGGATCGCCGTACACGATCTGGTCGGGAACAACGTCGACGACCTTCTCGACCTTCGCGTGACGGTAATCCGTCATGCGCTGGTGGTTATCCGGATCGTAGGAGACGTTGCCCGTGCCATCGGCCTTCTCCAGTCCACCAACGCGGTGCATCAGGCCAGGCGTGCCGGGCAGCACCCACGGGCGCGAGTAATCTTCGTCGCGCTTGTAGGGTAACAGCTCGCCGTCTGGGCCGTTGGTTTCTTCGAGGTGATGGACGGGAATCTCTTCCAGGTCATCGACACTCGGAACCAGCCAGGGCTCCGCACTGTTGGCGATATAGCCATCGCTGAGGATCATGACCGGAGTCATGTACTTCAGCGCAATGCGCACGGCTTGGATCGCGATATCGAAGCAATCGCTTGGCGACCGCGGTGCAAGCACCGGCATCGGGCAATCGCCGTTGCGGCCGTACATGGCCTGCATCAGGTCGGATTGCTCAGTCTTTGTCGGGAGACCCGTCGACGGGCCGCCGCGCTGAACGTTCACGACGATCAGCGGTAACTCGAGGATCGTTGCGAGGCCGAGGGCTTCGCCCTTTAGGGCAATGCCGGGGCCGGACGACGCCGTCACGCCGAGCGAACCGCCGAAGGCCGCGCCGATCGTCGTGCAGATGCCCGCGATTTCGTCTTCTGCCTGCACGGTGCGAACGCCGAACTCTTTGTGTCGCGCCAACTCGTGCAGAATATCGCTGGCGGGAGTAATCGGATAGCCGCCGTAGAAGAGCTCTTTCTTCGCCAGGTGCCCCGCCGTCAGCAGGCCGAGGGCCAGGGCTTCGTTGCCGCGAACCTGGCGGTAGAGGCCCTTCGGCAGCGTGGCCGGTTTGACCTGGAAGTTGTTCTGGAACATCTCGGCGGTTTCGCCGAAGTAGTAGCCCGAGTGGAGAACCTTCAGGTTCGCCTCACGCATCTGCTCGTTCGACTTGAACTTCGAGTGGATGAACTCGACGACCGGATCGAGCGGCCGGCTATAGAGCCAGCACACGAGGCCGAGGGCGAAGAAATTCTTGCAGCGATGCGCATCGCGGCCGGTCACGCCGAGTTCTTCCACGGCGTGAGTGGTCGCGTTGGTCATCGGCACTTGGAAAACGCGATAGCCATCCAGGGAACCGTCATCCAGGGGGCTCTCTTCAAAGCCGGCAAGCTTCAGATTCTGCGTTGTGAAGCCGTCCTCGTTCGCCACGATAATCCCGCCGGGCTTCAGATCGCGCAGATTCACCTTCAGCGCCGCCGGGTTCATGGCAACCAGGGTATCGACCTGGTCGCCCGGCGTGTGGATGTCCTCAGAACTGAAGTGAAGCTGGAAGCCGGAGACGCCATAAACGGTGCCGGCTGGGGCCCGGATTTCGGCCGGGAAGTCCGGCAGCGTGCTGACGTCGTTGCCGTAAACGGCCGACGTATTCGTAAATTGCATGCCGGAAAGCTGCATGCCATCGCCGGAATCGCCGGCGAAACGCACGGTCGCTCGCTGGATGGATTGAATTGGCTTTTCGCCGGTTTCCGTGGTTTTTACGGACATTTTTCGCGTCGTTCTCCTCTAATTCGTGCTCAAGGGTCTCCCCCAGGGCGGGGGAAACGCATATTTTACGCCACAGCGCGGGTGGCTCGTCAGCGCCAGTCGATCAGAGCAGCGTATGGCCCTCGTTGCTGGCAGGCAATTCCAAAACGTTGAGAGGATGGGAGTTATTTGATAGCCAGCGCCGCCACGGCGTCTCGCGACAGGTTCGGCGCCAGTTCACAGGCCAGCGCAATCTCCCTCTCCATATCGAGAGACTCGTTGCTGGCAAGGCTGTCTGTGCCCAGATACGTCGGGATGTCTGCCGCCAGGAGCCGTTCCAGTGGAAACGCCCCGCGCTCGAAGTAGACGTGAGTGCCCGGGCATACGACGGCGCTGGTTCCCGTTCGGCGCAGAATCGCCAGATCTTCGTCATCGATGTCGTTCAGATGGGCCAGCAGTGTGCCCGGCCCCAGGACGCCGCAGGATTCCAGGTGGGGGACCGGCCGTAGGCCGGGCGGGCGCCAGTCTTCCGGCAGGAGATGGCGATCTGCAAGGAACTCCAACATCGCCCCCTTCCCGTGGACCATCATCTCTGTTTCCTCGGGCGTCTCGGCCGCATGGATGCAGAGACGGAGATTCCGAGCCTTCGCCTCGCGGGCGCAGGCACGCAGAAGCTCGGGCGTCGTCGAGTACGGTGCGTGCGGCGAGAGCCCGACCTGCACGCCGGCCCGCGTGGCGGGCGCCAGTCGGCTGACCAGTGATTGTTCCGCCGTCTCCGGCTGGGTATTGATCACCTCGCGAAAAACCACCGCATCCAGGCCGGAACCTTCCCAGGCGGCCTCTGCCAATCCACTGCGATC
Coding sequences within:
- a CDS encoding 2-oxoacid:ferredoxin oxidoreductase subunit beta, which codes for MTTAVETPKYSFKDFASDQDVRWCPGCGDYSILAAVKKTLAQFDVPPEKYAFISGIGCSSRFPYYMNTYGIHSIHGRAMSIATGLKVARPDLNVWVITGDGDGLSIGGNHTIHTLRRNVDLKILLFNNQIYGLTKGQYSPTSPFGKKTKSTPMGSLDWPVLPLAIALASEATFVARAVDTHPKHLIEVLTRAHQHKGAAFVEIYQNCNIFNDGAFSYAQDRKIRADHIVELRDGEPMVFGKEDDKGLAHVEGQVRVVTLGQGGFTKNDLLVHDEKAPMSEHFKLARLRQPDFPEPIGVIRAVERPTYNDLVNDQIAEITERKGPGKLQELIQGHATWQVAGEDLD
- a CDS encoding 2-oxoacid:acceptor oxidoreductase subunit alpha, which translates into the protein MSVKTTETGEKPIQSIQRATVRFAGDSGDGMQLSGMQFTNTSAVYGNDVSTLPDFPAEIRAPAGTVYGVSGFQLHFSSEDIHTPGDQVDTLVAMNPAALKVNLRDLKPGGIIVANEDGFTTQNLKLAGFEESPLDDGSLDGYRVFQVPMTNATTHAVEELGVTGRDAHRCKNFFALGLVCWLYSRPLDPVVEFIHSKFKSNEQMREANLKVLHSGYYFGETAEMFQNNFQVKPATLPKGLYRQVRGNEALALGLLTAGHLAKKELFYGGYPITPASDILHELARHKEFGVRTVQAEDEIAGICTTIGAAFGGSLGVTASSGPGIALKGEALGLATILELPLIVVNVQRGGPSTGLPTKTEQSDLMQAMYGRNGDCPMPVLAPRSPSDCFDIAIQAVRIALKYMTPVMILSDGYIANSAEPWLVPSVDDLEEIPVHHLEETNGPDGELLPYKRDEDYSRPWVLPGTPGLMHRVGGLEKADGTGNVSYDPDNHQRMTDYRHAKVEKVVDVVPDQIVYGDPDADVLLIGWGGTYGAIREATAELIERGHPVANIHLRYLNPFPKNLPEILKKYKHVLVAELNKGQLREILRARFLVDARGLNKVQGRPFMVSEIVTAVEMLMNEEAK
- a CDS encoding amidohydrolase family protein — translated: MYLNAHCHLELSHLRGVIPPGLPFAEWLERIFIEKRDRPVEDAVSAMGKEIEEMRANRIVEVWDIDRSGLAEAAWEGSGLDAVVFREVINTQPETAEQSLVSRLAPATRAGVQVGLSPHAPYSTTPELLRACAREAKARNLRLCIHAAETPEETEMMVHGKGAMLEFLADRHLLPEDWRPPGLRPVPHLESCGVLGPGTLLAHLNDIDDEDLAILRRTGTSAVVCPGTHVYFERGAFPLERLLAADIPTYLGTDSLASNESLDMEREIALACELAPNLSRDAVAALAIK